In Sulfitobacter albidus, the following proteins share a genomic window:
- a CDS encoding diguanylate cyclase yields the protein MQGKILVIDAISTKRIVLKVKLTGAFYQVAQAATLDAAVQAARAAPPDLIITAMDLPDGDAAALCTRLRSLPTLANVPVLAIGTQRDAGQRLATLAAGAVDVMLHPLSDTLLLGRVRSCIRIQNALSEWQMREETSCALGLAEPAPDFAHASRISLIGDDLAALKTWGRRLSAALPCTLSVTCLRDALASQHSGKPADVIVVCLPRADAPAAVALRLISELRASALTRQCGVLVVSACGDEQRMTTALDLGADDVMGAGFEPEEIALRLSALLRRKRLVERVQQTVRTGLHEVVHDPLTGLYNRRYAMPHMARVLARAARMGQTAAVLVGDMDHFKTINDRYGHAAGDAVLQEAARRLQREMRGFDTVARIGGEEFLILLPTTSPACARRIGERLRDAIAATPFSLPGGHRPVRITMSFGLALSGGGRDEAPEDLLARADKALYAAKTRGRNQVECSVPQKRPAA from the coding sequence GTGCAAGGTAAAATCCTCGTCATTGATGCCATATCCACGAAACGGATCGTGCTGAAGGTAAAGCTGACGGGCGCATTCTATCAGGTGGCCCAGGCCGCAACACTTGATGCGGCAGTGCAGGCCGCGCGCGCCGCCCCGCCCGACCTCATCATCACCGCGATGGACCTGCCCGACGGCGATGCCGCAGCACTTTGCACGCGGCTGCGCAGCCTGCCCACACTGGCCAATGTGCCGGTGCTTGCCATCGGCACGCAGCGCGACGCGGGTCAGCGCCTTGCGACGCTTGCCGCCGGGGCGGTCGACGTGATGCTGCACCCGCTGTCCGATACGCTGCTGCTCGGCCGTGTGCGCAGCTGCATCCGTATCCAGAACGCGCTGTCGGAATGGCAGATGCGCGAGGAGACGAGCTGCGCGCTTGGCCTTGCCGAACCGGCGCCCGATTTTGCGCACGCCAGCCGGATCTCCCTGATCGGCGACGATCTCGCAGCACTCAAGACCTGGGGTCGCAGGCTCAGCGCGGCGCTGCCCTGCACGCTGTCCGTCACCTGCCTGCGCGACGCGCTTGCCAGCCAGCACAGCGGAAAGCCCGCGGATGTGATCGTGGTCTGCCTGCCCCGGGCCGATGCGCCCGCCGCCGTCGCCCTGCGCCTGATTTCCGAGTTGCGGGCAAGCGCGCTCACCCGGCAGTGCGGCGTTTTGGTGGTGTCGGCTTGCGGCGATGAACAGCGCATGACCACCGCCCTGGATCTGGGCGCCGACGACGTGATGGGCGCCGGGTTCGAGCCGGAAGAGATCGCGCTGCGCCTCTCGGCCCTGCTGCGCCGCAAGCGGCTGGTCGAACGGGTGCAGCAGACCGTGCGCACCGGCCTGCACGAGGTCGTGCACGATCCGCTGACCGGCCTTTACAACCGCCGCTACGCGATGCCGCATATGGCCCGCGTGCTGGCCCGTGCCGCGCGGATGGGCCAGACGGCCGCCGTGCTGGTGGGCGACATGGATCATTTCAAGACGATCAACGACCGCTACGGCCACGCCGCCGGGGATGCCGTCCTGCAAGAGGCGGCGCGGCGGCTGCAACGCGAAATGCGCGGCTTCGACACCGTCGCGCGTATCGGGGGGGAGGAATTTCTGATCCTGCTGCCCACAACTTCGCCCGCCTGCGCGCGGCGTATCGGTGAACGGCTGCGCGACGCCATCGCCGCCACCCCATTTTCCCTGCCCGGCGGTCATCGCCCGGTGCGCATCACCATGAGCTTTGGCCTCGCGCTCAGCGGCGGCGGGCGTGACGAGGCGCCCGAGGATCTGCTCGCCCGCGCGGATAAGGCGCTTTATGCCGCCAAGACGCGGGGGCGCAATCAGGTCGAATGCAGCGTCCCGCAAAAACGCCCCGCCGCCTAA
- a CDS encoding periplasmic heavy metal sensor, translating into MSMDAGKPKRGWLPYVLALSLAVNLVIGLAVAGALWRASAGEGPRGRGFAGPAPYLRALERDDRAEVRAALRALPRNRGESLREMLTLLRAERFDRAAAAVVLGAQREASLLRQDTLSAAWLDRVSAMSDTQRAAYVARLEEILSRRSGRKGRD; encoded by the coding sequence ATGAGCATGGATGCAGGCAAACCCAAACGCGGCTGGCTGCCCTATGTGCTGGCCCTGTCGCTGGCGGTCAATCTGGTGATCGGCCTTGCGGTGGCGGGTGCGCTGTGGCGCGCAAGCGCCGGTGAGGGGCCGCGCGGGCGGGGGTTTGCGGGGCCTGCGCCGTATCTCAGGGCGCTTGAGCGCGACGACCGGGCAGAGGTGCGCGCGGCGCTGCGCGCGTTGCCGCGCAACCGCGGCGAAAGCCTGCGCGAGATGCTGACGCTGCTGCGCGCGGAACGCTTTGACCGCGCCGCCGCCGCCGTCGTGCTCGGCGCGCAGCGCGAGGCGAGCCTGCTGCGCCAGGACACGTTGAGTGCGGCCTGGCTCGACCGGGTGTCGGCGATGTCGGACACGCAGCGCGCGGCCTATGTGGCGCGGCTTGAAGAGATCCTGTCGCGCAGGTCTGGCCGGAAGGGGCGCGATTAG
- a CDS encoding RNA polymerase sigma factor, translated as MSDEHPTDDARAADGALLARFAAGDQAAARLLSAQLLPRVYAHALRVMGNAAEAEDIAQEAMLRLWRQAPDWDPARATAATWLYRVTANLCTDRLRRRPTVALDAVAEPPDPQPSAAQRLQDAARLDALDAALQTLPDRQRQAVVLRHLDGLANPEIAAILDIGVEAVESLTARGKRALAAALARDREALGYQDD; from the coding sequence GTGAGTGATGAGCACCCCACCGACGATGCCCGCGCCGCCGACGGCGCCTTGCTGGCGCGTTTTGCCGCGGGCGATCAGGCGGCAGCAAGGCTGTTGTCGGCGCAGCTGCTGCCACGGGTCTACGCCCATGCGTTGCGCGTGATGGGCAATGCGGCGGAGGCCGAGGATATCGCGCAGGAGGCGATGCTGCGCCTGTGGCGGCAGGCGCCCGATTGGGATCCGGCGCGGGCCACGGCGGCGACATGGCTCTACCGGGTGACGGCAAACCTGTGCACCGACCGGTTGCGCCGCCGCCCGACCGTGGCGCTGGATGCCGTGGCGGAGCCGCCCGATCCACAGCCCTCCGCCGCGCAGCGGTTGCAGGACGCCGCGCGCCTCGATGCGCTGGACGCCGCGTTGCAAACACTGCCCGACCGGCAGCGGCAGGCGGTGGTGCTGCGCCACCTCGACGGGCTTGCCAATCCCGAGATCGCCGCCATTCTCGACATCGGCGTCGAGGCCGTCGAAAGCCTGACCGCGCGGGGCAAACGCGCGTTGGCGGCGGCGCTGGCGCGCGACCGCGAAGCATTGGGATACCAGGATGACTGA
- a CDS encoding EF-hand domain-containing protein, with amino-acid sequence MFKETFTALAIAAGLIATAASADDRGAARFERIDANGDGQITAAELEARAAARFAQADADGNGAITPEEMAAQAQGRRKARLLERFDTDGDGALSAAELEQAADSRGGKRAARMFERLDADNSGDLTLAEMTARRDPAKMIERLDANDDGALSAEEFAKARKGGKRQGAGE; translated from the coding sequence ATGTTCAAGGAAACCTTTACCGCGCTGGCCATCGCTGCCGGTCTGATCGCCACCGCTGCCTCGGCGGACGATCGCGGCGCCGCGCGGTTCGAGCGGATCGACGCGAATGGCGACGGTCAGATCACCGCCGCCGAGCTTGAGGCCCGCGCCGCCGCGCGCTTTGCGCAGGCCGATGCCGATGGCAACGGCGCCATCACCCCCGAAGAGATGGCCGCACAGGCGCAGGGCCGCCGCAAGGCGCGGCTGCTGGAGCGGTTCGACACCGACGGCGACGGCGCGCTGAGCGCGGCGGAGCTGGAGCAGGCGGCGGACAGCCGTGGCGGCAAGCGTGCTGCGCGCATGTTCGAGCGGCTGGATGCCGACAACAGCGGCGATCTGACCCTCGCCGAGATGACGGCCCGCCGCGATCCCGCCAAGATGATCGAACGGCTGGATGCGAATGACGACGGCGCGCTGAGCGCCGAGGAGTTCGCAAAGGCGCGCAAAGGTGGTAAGCGTCAGGGCGCGGGCGAGTAA
- a CDS encoding DUF983 domain-containing protein — protein sequence MTHPSAQHHTQQTDEGERARLPAMLRGWRRQCPNCGAGPLLTGYLKVQDHCTVCEQEFHHHRADDGPAYLTILLVGHLMAPLLHLVFVHYRPEPITLFTIFAVGTVGLSLYLLPRFKGAMIGFQWAREMGGFARSE from the coding sequence ATGACCCATCCCTCCGCCCAGCACCACACGCAGCAAACCGATGAAGGTGAGCGCGCGCGCCTGCCCGCAATGCTGCGCGGCTGGCGGCGGCAGTGTCCGAACTGCGGTGCCGGCCCGCTGCTGACCGGCTATCTCAAGGTGCAGGACCACTGCACCGTGTGTGAGCAGGAGTTCCACCACCACCGCGCCGATGACGGCCCGGCGTATCTGACGATCCTGCTGGTCGGCCACCTCATGGCACCGCTGCTGCATCTGGTGTTCGTGCACTACCGGCCCGAGCCCATCACCCTCTTCACGATCTTTGCGGTTGGCACGGTGGGCCTGTCCCTCTACCTTCTGCCAAGGTTCAAAGGGGCGATGATCGGCTTCCAGTGGGCCAGGGAAATGGGGGGCTTTGCGCGCTCCGAATAG
- a CDS encoding NUDIX hydrolase, which yields MSTDKTQIRNAATVIVIRNRTGAPEILMGQRGAKAVFMPNKFVFPGGAVDAGDANIPLATPLGDPCGARLAEDADATLTHAITVAAIRELWEETGLILGVPGVWEGDVPLDWQTFAATGHVPTAAPLQFVFRAITPPGRPRRFDARFFLVDVADIATDPDDFSAACDELSHLQWVPLSRARGFDMPFITEVVLAEIEARAADPAPPASVPFFRNDDEESLFLRLRGHKASYES from the coding sequence ATGAGCACCGACAAGACACAGATCCGCAACGCCGCCACGGTCATCGTGATCCGTAACCGCACCGGCGCGCCCGAGATCCTGATGGGTCAGCGCGGCGCCAAGGCGGTGTTCATGCCCAATAAATTCGTCTTTCCCGGCGGGGCCGTGGATGCGGGCGACGCCAACATCCCGCTGGCCACCCCGCTGGGCGATCCCTGTGGCGCGCGGCTGGCCGAGGATGCGGATGCGACGCTGACCCACGCCATCACCGTCGCCGCCATTCGCGAATTGTGGGAGGAAACCGGCCTGATCCTCGGCGTGCCGGGCGTCTGGGAGGGCGACGTGCCGCTTGACTGGCAGACCTTTGCCGCGACGGGCCACGTGCCCACCGCCGCGCCTCTGCAATTCGTGTTCCGCGCCATCACCCCGCCGGGCCGCCCGCGCCGGTTCGACGCGCGGTTCTTTCTGGTGGACGTGGCCGACATCGCGACCGACCCGGATGATTTCTCCGCCGCCTGCGATGAGCTGAGCCACTTGCAATGGGTGCCGCTGAGCCGCGCGCGCGGCTTTGACATGCCCTTCATCACCGAGGTCGTGCTGGCCGAGATCGAGGCCCGCGCCGCCGACCCCGCCCCGCCCGCCTCGGTCCCGTTCTTCCGCAACGACGACGAGGAAAGCCTGTTCCTGCGCCTGCGCGGCCACAAGGCCTCCTACGAGAGCTGA
- a CDS encoding fatty acid desaturase: MHTHSPGARRSALRDLPTLALIVVFGGVWAAALALPGDLGWLAVVLLIPALTLHSSLTHEILHGHPFGHAGAETVLGLWQPGLAIPYLRFKRLHLAHHRDAALTDPYDDPESAYLDPGVWARLPRVVRGILRINNTLAGRILLGPAIGTYLFWRDDLRAIRAGAPHVLRDWLAHLPGVALTLVLVALSALPLWAYLLACYGALSVLKIRTFLEHQAHLRVSGRTVIIEDRGPLAFLFLNNNLHLVHHMHPAVPWYRLPALYAARREAYVARNHGYVYRSYAQVFARYLWRAKEPVAHPHWREAPICAIKGHDTASS, encoded by the coding sequence ATGCACACACACAGTCCCGGCGCGCGCAGGAGTGCGCTGCGCGATCTGCCCACGCTAGCCTTGATCGTCGTCTTTGGCGGGGTCTGGGCAGCGGCGCTGGCGCTGCCGGGAGATCTGGGATGGCTGGCGGTGGTGTTGCTGATCCCGGCGCTGACGCTGCACAGCTCGCTGACCCACGAGATCCTGCATGGTCATCCGTTTGGCCACGCGGGCGCCGAGACGGTGCTGGGCCTGTGGCAGCCGGGGTTGGCGATCCCCTATCTGCGGTTCAAACGGTTGCATCTGGCGCACCACCGCGACGCGGCGCTGACCGATCCCTACGACGATCCGGAAAGCGCCTATCTGGATCCGGGTGTCTGGGCGCGCTTGCCCCGCGTGGTGCGAGGAATTTTGCGGATCAACAACACGCTGGCGGGGCGCATCCTGCTGGGGCCTGCGATTGGCACCTATCTTTTCTGGCGCGACGATCTGCGCGCGATCCGGGCGGGCGCGCCGCATGTGCTTCGTGACTGGCTGGCGCATCTGCCCGGCGTCGCCCTGACGCTGGTGCTGGTGGCGCTGTCAGCGCTGCCGCTGTGGGCCTACCTGCTCGCCTGTTACGGCGCGCTGTCGGTGCTCAAGATCCGCACATTCCTTGAGCATCAGGCCCATCTGCGCGTCTCGGGGCGCACGGTGATCATCGAGGATCGCGGGCCGCTGGCGTTCCTGTTTCTCAACAACAACCTGCATCTGGTGCATCACATGCATCCGGCCGTGCCGTGGTACCGGCTGCCCGCCCTCTACGCCGCACGGCGGGAGGCTTACGTGGCGCGCAACCACGGCTATGTCTACCGATCCTACGCGCAGGTGTTCGCGCGCTATCTGTGGCGCGCAAAGGAGCCGGTGGCCCATCCGCACTGGCGCGAAGCACCGATCTGCGCAATCAAGGGGCATGACACAGCTTCTTCCTGA
- a CDS encoding helix-turn-helix domain-containing protein, with translation MSPPTPKHTRATQCRARLRDAMGRAGLSQSALARAAGVDRSTLSQWLKDTGARMPGGHLLADCAAALGVSSDWLLGLSDRPETTAAVLKNTLSLSQAPRALVDEQIFDWHREAAGYKIRHVPVGLPDMLKTRAMLEWEYGPHLGRTTEQAINASEDRLAWMRGAQSDYEIAIPLFEIHSFVRGTGYYESLPHAARHAQIARLTDLATTLYPRLRLSLFDARRLYSAPITLFGPLLAVIYTGGHYMAFRDRERITLFTQDFDRLVREASVPAHGFARHLGSL, from the coding sequence ATGTCGCCCCCAACACCCAAACACACCCGCGCCACCCAATGCCGCGCCCGTCTGCGCGACGCGATGGGCCGCGCCGGGCTCAGTCAAAGCGCGCTCGCCCGTGCCGCCGGCGTGGATCGCTCGACCCTGTCGCAATGGCTTAAGGACACGGGCGCGCGCATGCCCGGTGGCCACCTGCTGGCCGATTGCGCCGCCGCACTCGGGGTCTCGAGCGATTGGCTCCTCGGCCTCTCGGACCGGCCCGAAACCACGGCGGCGGTGCTGAAAAACACGCTCTCGCTCAGTCAGGCGCCGCGCGCGCTGGTGGACGAACAGATCTTTGACTGGCACCGCGAGGCGGCGGGCTACAAGATCCGGCATGTGCCCGTTGGCCTGCCCGACATGCTGAAAACCCGCGCGATGCTGGAATGGGAATACGGGCCGCATCTGGGCCGCACGACCGAACAGGCCATCAACGCCTCCGAAGACCGTCTGGCGTGGATGCGGGGCGCGCAATCGGACTACGAAATCGCGATACCGCTTTTCGAGATCCACAGCTTCGTGCGCGGCACCGGCTACTACGAAAGCCTGCCCCACGCCGCCCGCCACGCCCAGATCGCGCGGCTGACCGATCTTGCCACGACGCTCTACCCGCGCCTGCGCCTGTCACTCTTCGACGCACGCAGGCTCTATTCCGCGCCGATCACGCTCTTTGGCCCGCTGCTGGCGGTGATCTATACCGGCGGGCACTACATGGCCTTCCGCGACCGCGAGCGGATCACGCTCTTCACCCAGGATTTCGACCGCCTGGTGCGCGAGGCAAGCGTGCCCGCCCACGGTTTTGCCCGCCATCTGGGATCGCTCTAG
- a CDS encoding SDR family oxidoreductase, whose amino-acid sequence MGAAFEAAGHTVWVTDVDGAALAELPRTWRSRQADAVDEAAMAAVIAEIGTLDVLCANAGIAGPTALVEDIALADWRACVSVNLEGAFLVAKHAAPAMKAAGRGAIVLTSSTAGIYGYPNRAPYAAAKWAVIGLMKTLAMELGPFGIRANAICPGAVEGPRMEGVLAREAAIKGMTRDAVYAGYAAGTSMRSFVTAQDVADMAVFLGSDAARLVSGQVIAVDGHTENPDPKF is encoded by the coding sequence ATGGGGGCTGCGTTTGAGGCGGCGGGGCATACGGTCTGGGTGACGGACGTGGATGGTGCCGCGCTGGCGGAATTGCCGAGGACATGGCGCAGCCGGCAGGCGGATGCGGTGGATGAGGCCGCGATGGCGGCGGTCATCGCCGAGATCGGAACGCTCGATGTGCTCTGCGCCAATGCGGGCATCGCCGGGCCGACGGCGCTGGTCGAGGATATCGCCCTGGCCGACTGGCGCGCCTGCGTGTCGGTCAACCTTGAGGGCGCGTTTCTGGTGGCCAAACACGCGGCCCCGGCGATGAAGGCGGCGGGGCGGGGCGCGATTGTGCTGACCTCCTCGACCGCGGGCATCTACGGCTATCCCAACCGCGCGCCCTATGCGGCGGCGAAATGGGCGGTGATCGGCCTGATGAAAACCCTCGCGATGGAGCTGGGCCCCTTTGGCATCCGCGCCAACGCCATCTGCCCCGGCGCCGTTGAGGGCCCGCGCATGGAGGGTGTGCTGGCGCGCGAGGCGGCGATCAAGGGCATGACACGCGATGCGGTCTACGCGGGCTATGCGGCGGGCACGTCGATGCGCAGTTTCGTGACCGCGCAGGATGTGGCGGATATGGCGGTGTTTCTGGGCTCTGACGCGGCGCGGCTTGTGTCGGGGCAGGTGATCGCCGTGGACGGCCATACTGAAAACCCCGATCCCAAATTCTAG
- a CDS encoding lipocalin family protein → MRAPRVHTIVACFVLAALAACNAPVGSGVTTAPSYRDANVPIGVTSRFDAAKFAGLWRVRAVLPEADKFEQLAFRGGTFRIGADVCDPAGICFTAAEDLPTRRTGPGRYVITMPGGEQRRLWVLWVDEGFRTALVGSPDGTFAWILDRAATGGADRIRAAREILDFNGYDTTFLKEL, encoded by the coding sequence GTGCGTGCACCGCGTGTGCATACGATTGTCGCCTGTTTCGTGCTCGCGGCTTTGGCGGCCTGCAACGCGCCGGTGGGCAGTGGCGTCACCACCGCGCCCAGCTACCGCGACGCGAACGTGCCCATCGGCGTGACCTCGCGCTTTGACGCGGCGAAGTTCGCCGGGCTGTGGCGGGTGCGCGCGGTACTGCCCGAGGCCGACAAGTTCGAACAGCTTGCCTTTCGCGGTGGCACCTTCCGCATCGGTGCGGATGTCTGCGACCCGGCGGGCATCTGCTTCACCGCCGCCGAGGATCTGCCGACGCGCCGGACGGGGCCGGGCCGCTATGTGATCACCATGCCGGGCGGGGAGCAGCGCCGCCTGTGGGTTTTGTGGGTGGATGAGGGCTTTCGCACGGCCCTCGTTGGCTCCCCCGACGGGACATTTGCGTGGATCCTCGACCGTGCCGCAACCGGCGGCGCCGACAGGATCCGCGCGGCGCGCGAAATCCTCGATTTCAACGGATACGATACGACATTCCTCAAGGAGCTATGA
- a CDS encoding 3-keto-5-aminohexanoate cleavage protein, producing MPLSMNREVFITCAVTGSGATQDRSHHVPRSPQQIADSAIAAARAGAAVVHCHVRDPETGAPSRDVGMFREVTERIRDSDTDVVLNLTAGMGGDLVFGDVENPMDLNEMGTDMAGATERLAHIAECLPEICTLDCGTMNFAEADYVMTNTPGMLTAMGQMMTDMGVKPEIEAFDTGHLWYAKQLVKDGVLDSPALVQLCMGVPWGAPDDLNTFMAMVNNVPDDWTFSAFGLGRNQMAYVAASVLAGGHVRVGLEDNLWLEKGVLAENHQLVTKARGIIEGMGATLIGPDQVRERLGLQKRAPR from the coding sequence ATGCCATTGTCTATGAACCGAGAGGTGTTCATCACCTGCGCCGTGACCGGATCGGGCGCCACGCAGGACCGCAGCCACCACGTGCCCCGCTCGCCGCAGCAGATCGCCGACAGCGCCATCGCGGCGGCGCGGGCGGGGGCGGCGGTGGTGCATTGCCACGTGCGCGATCCCGAAACAGGCGCGCCCTCGCGCGATGTGGGGATGTTTCGCGAGGTCACCGAGCGGATCCGCGACAGCGACACCGATGTGGTGCTGAACCTGACCGCCGGGATGGGTGGTGATCTGGTCTTTGGGGACGTGGAAAACCCCATGGATCTCAATGAGATGGGCACGGATATGGCGGGTGCTACGGAGCGGCTGGCCCATATCGCGGAGTGCCTGCCGGAGATCTGCACACTCGATTGCGGGACGATGAATTTCGCCGAGGCCGACTATGTGATGACCAACACGCCGGGGATGCTGACGGCCATGGGTCAGATGATGACCGACATGGGCGTGAAGCCCGAGATCGAGGCGTTTGATACCGGCCATCTTTGGTACGCAAAGCAACTGGTCAAGGACGGTGTTCTGGACAGCCCCGCGCTGGTGCAGCTGTGCATGGGGGTGCCGTGGGGCGCGCCGGATGACCTCAATACCTTCATGGCGATGGTGAACAACGTGCCCGACGACTGGACGTTTTCGGCCTTTGGTCTGGGGCGCAACCAGATGGCCTATGTCGCCGCCTCAGTCTTGGCGGGCGGGCATGTGCGCGTCGGGCTGGAGGACAACCTGTGGCTCGAAAAGGGCGTGCTGGCGGAGAACCATCAGCTGGTCACGAAGGCACGCGGCATCATCGAGGGGATGGGTGCCACGCTGATCGGGCCGGATCAGGTACGCGAGCGTTTGGGCCTGCAAAAGCGGGCGCCGCGGTGA
- a CDS encoding aldo/keto reductase, giving the protein MKMNQLGRTGIEVSAYCLGTMTFGTQTEPAEAHAQIDRALAAGINFLDTAEMYPVNPVAKETIGRTEEIIGDWIARVGRRDHFVLATKHSGAGLAHVRDGSEITAQTIPEAIEGSLKRLKTDYIDLYQFHWPNRGSYMFRQNWTYDPSGQDPAAVKQNIDDCLGALQREVDAGRIRAFGMSNESAWGLTQWAEAAERGAGPRIASVQNEYSLMCRLADTDVAEACCNEDIGMLSFSPLAAGFLTGKYIGGDIPEGSRRSLNPEMGGRMTDRANPAAAAYIAVAERHGIDPIHMALAFVRDRPFMASTIFGATTLPQLDHILAGMDLTLGEEVMADLDAAHRAHPMPY; this is encoded by the coding sequence ATGAAAATGAACCAACTGGGCCGCACCGGGATCGAGGTGTCGGCCTATTGCCTGGGCACGATGACCTTTGGCACGCAGACGGAACCGGCGGAAGCCCACGCGCAGATCGACCGCGCGCTGGCGGCGGGGATCAATTTTCTCGACACCGCCGAGATGTATCCGGTCAACCCCGTGGCCAAGGAAACCATCGGCCGCACCGAAGAGATCATCGGCGACTGGATCGCGCGGGTGGGGCGGCGCGATCACTTTGTGCTCGCGACCAAGCATTCGGGCGCGGGGCTGGCGCATGTGCGCGACGGGTCCGAGATCACCGCGCAAACGATCCCCGAGGCGATCGAAGGCTCGCTCAAGCGGCTCAAGACCGATTACATCGACCTCTACCAGTTCCACTGGCCCAATCGCGGCAGCTACATGTTTCGGCAGAACTGGACGTATGACCCTTCCGGGCAGGATCCTGCGGCAGTGAAGCAGAATATCGACGACTGCCTCGGCGCGCTGCAGCGCGAGGTGGACGCGGGCCGCATCCGCGCCTTTGGCATGAGCAACGAGAGCGCCTGGGGCCTGACGCAATGGGCCGAGGCCGCCGAGCGTGGCGCCGGGCCGCGCATCGCGAGCGTGCAGAATGAATACTCGCTGATGTGCCGTCTGGCCGATACGGACGTGGCCGAGGCGTGCTGCAACGAGGATATTGGAATGCTGAGCTTTTCCCCGCTGGCCGCAGGCTTTCTGACGGGCAAATACATCGGCGGCGATATCCCCGAAGGCTCACGCCGGTCGCTCAATCCCGAGATGGGCGGGCGCATGACCGACCGCGCCAACCCGGCGGCGGCGGCCTATATCGCGGTGGCCGAACGGCACGGGATCGATCCCATCCACATGGCGCTGGCGTTCGTGCGCGACCGGCCCTTCATGGCCTCCACGATCTTTGGCGCGACGACGTTACCGCAGCTCGATCACATCCTTGCAGGCATGGATCTGACGTTGGGTGAAGAGGTCATGGCGGATCTGGATGCCGCGCACCGCGCCCATCCGATGCCCTATTGA